The Schizosaccharomyces pombe strain 972h- genome assembly, chromosome: I genome contains a region encoding:
- a CDS encoding Con-6 family protein has product MPDPAHIIAGHKAALSNPHVSEEAKERARKYLKEHGSESHYTTGTTRGQKADADDAGELREEGFGTKNQFEDNESQAKNLGNVRGGYKAAMHNPKVSQKGRRHAKELLEEVDDESK; this is encoded by the coding sequence ATGCCTGATCCTGCACATATTATCGCTGGCCACAAAGCTGCCTTGAGCAATCCCCATGTCTCTGAGGAAGCTAAAGAAAGagcaagaaaatatttgaaagagCATGGAAGTGAATCTCACTACACGACTGGTACGACTCGTGGGCAAAAAGCCGACGCTGATGATGCCGGAGAGTTAAGAGAAGAAGGTTTTGGAAccaaaaatcaatttgaaGACAACGAGTCtcaagcaaaaaatttgggtAATGTTCGTGGAGGCTATAAAGCTGCCATGCACAATCCTAAGGTTTCGCAGAAAGGTAGGCGTCATGCAAAGGAACTACTTGAGGAAGTTGACGATGAGTCTAAGTAA
- the pcm2 gene encoding protein-L-isoaspartate O-methyltransferase Pcm2 translates to MFWSFNLSSNAALVQHLVESKFLTNQRAIKAMNATSRSFYCPLSPYMDSPQSIGYGVTISAPHMHATALQELEPVLQPGCSALDIGSGSGYLVAAMARMVAPNGTVKGIEHIPQLVETSKKNLLKDINHDEVLMEMYKEKRLQINVGDGRMGTSEDEKFDAIHVGASASELPQKLVDQLKSPGKILIPIGTYSQNIYLIEKNEQGKISKRTLFPVRYVPLTDSPDDSSDY, encoded by the coding sequence ATGTTCTGGAGTTTTAACCTTTCCTCTAATGCTGCGTTGGTTCAGCATTTGGTAGagtcaaaatttttgacgAATCAGAGAGCCATCAAGGCAATGAATGCTACTAGCAGATCATTTTATTGCCCTTTAAGTCCGTATATGGATTCACCTCAAAGCATAGGATACGGAGTTACTATATCTGCTCCTCATATGCATGCCACGGCTTTACAAGAACTTGAACCGGTCCTCCAACCTGGCTGTTCTGCCTTGGATATTGGTTCAGGTAGTGGTTATTTGGTGGCCGCTATGGCCCGAATGGTTGCTCCAAACGGAACTGTCAAGGGTATTGAGCACATACCCCAGTTGGTggaaacttcaaaaaaaaatttgctaaAAGATATTAATCATGATGAAGTTCTTATGGAAAtgtacaaagaaaaaagattgcAAATAAATGTAGGGGATGGAAGGATGGGTACGTCTGAGGATGAAAAATTCGATGCCATTCATGTGGGTGCCTCAGCTTCAGAGCTTCCTCAGAAACTGGTCGATCAATTGAAGTCTCCCGGAAAAATCCTTATACCGATTGGTACATATTCGCAAAACATTTACTTAatcgaaaaaaatgagcAGGGTAAAATATCGAAAAGAACATTGTTTCCGGTTCGATATGTACCGTTAACTGACTCACCAGATGACTCATCAGATTACTAG
- the mel1 gene encoding melibiase, giving the protein MISISFLNCFFLVFLFLFFSDVHGSYNGLGLKPQMGWNSWNKYACDIDESIILNNAKAIKEEGLLDLGYEYIVMDDCWSKHERNATTGRLEANPDKFPNGIGSMAKKLHDMGFKFGMYSSAGKYTCAGFPGSLNHEQIDADTFADWGVDYLKYDNCFNEGKSGVPLISYERYKRMSDALNKTGRPIFYSLCQWGEDFVWNWGNTIANSWRISGDIFDTFSRKDVRCPCETIECFALQGDHCSVMNIISKASFLSSKAGMNSGWNDLDSLEVGNGGMSFEEYKTHFTMWAILKSPLILGNDVSSMSPMDKLIVSNKELISINQDIGTNPAALIWKKKYGDEYIELFSGRLSNNDWVVAVLNAASEPLKMGIHLSDIFVDALGNAEHDWLATDLWNNNVKLVSDRIRANVASHGVQVWRFQQYKVKNTNDKFFSFNKH; this is encoded by the coding sequence ATGATAtccatttcatttttaaattgcttttttttggtattcctttttttgtttttctcaGATGTTCATGGTAGCTATAATGGTTTGGGACTAAAACCTCAAATGGGGTGGAATTCTTGGAATAAATATGCCTGTGATATCGATGAGTCTATAATCCTTAATAATGCCAAGGCTATAAAAGAGGAAGGACTTCTTGACTTAGGTTATGAGTATATAGTAATGGATGACTGTTGGAGCAAGCATGAGCGGAATGCAACCACTGGTAGATTGGAAGCAAATCCTGATAAATTCCCCAACGGAATTGGTTCAAtggcaaaaaaattacatgACATGGGGTTTAAATTTGGAATGTACTCAAGTGCAGGGAAATATACATGTGCTGGATTTCCTGGATCATTAAACCATGAGCAAATTGATGCTGATACATTTGCAGATTGGGGAGTAGATTACTTAAAGTATGACAATTGCTTCAACGAAGGGAAAAGCGGCGTTCCCTTGATTAGCTATGAACGTTACAAGCGAATGTCTGATGCTCTAAACAAAACTGGAAGaccaattttttactctttATGCCAATGGGGTGAAGATTTTGTTTGGAATTGGGGAAATACAATAGCTAACTCTTGGAGGATAAGTGGAGATATCTTTGATACATTTAGTCGTAAGGATGTGCGTTGTCCGTGCGAGACAATCGAATGTTTTGCGCTTCAGGGAGATCATTGTTCAGTAATGAATATTATTAGTAAAGCATCGTTTCTTAGTTCTAAAGCAGGTATGAACAGTGGATGGAACGATCTTGATTCGTTAGAGGTTGGAAATGGAGGTATGAGCTTTGAGGAGTATAAAACTCATTTCACAATGTGGGCAATACTAAAATCTCCCCTTATACTTGGTAACGATGTCAGTAGCATGTCTCCTATGGATAAGTTAATTGTATCCAACAAAGAGTTAATTTCTATAAATCAAGATATTGGTACAAATCCTGCTGCTcttatttggaaaaaaaaatacggTGACGAATATATAGAGCTTTTTTCTGGAAGGCTTTCCAATAATGATTGGGTAGTGGCTGTTCTGAATGCTGCCAGTGAACCTCTCAAAATGGGCATTCATTTATCTGATATATTTGTTGATGCATTGGGTAACGCCGAGCACGATTGGCTTGCTACTGATTTGTGGAATAATAATGTTAAACTTGTTTCCGATCGCATAAGAGCTAATGTTGCTTCACATGGCGTTCAGGTGTGGAGGTTTCAGCAATACAAAGTGAAAAACACAAAcgacaaatttttttctttcaataaacACTAA
- the hry1 gene encoding cation-binding HHE domain-containing protein codes for MLQYSKKKVSLNFFPVRLLSYKMTRISDAIFKDHRKLQSDYQNIKSANDYDTATRWQNQFVWELARHSVGEEIVVYPKFEKYLGEEGKEMAEKDRHEHQLVKEMLYKFQSMKANQSNFIPALDELMESLQKHIDEEEQHDIPFLEKHLSEEESLHMASSFERTKKFVPTHSHPSAPNKPPFETVAGLFAAPIDKLRDMMEKWP; via the coding sequence ATGCTTCAGTATTCCAAGAAAAAAGTTAGtctcaattttttcccTGTAAGACTATTAAGTTACAAGATGACAAGAATTTCAGATgctatttttaaagatcaTAGGAAATTGCAAAGCGATTACCAAAATATAAAGTCGGCAAACGACTATGATACTGCTACTAGATGGCAAAACCAATTTGTTTGGGAACTTGCAAGACATTCGGTCGGAGAGGAAATTGTTGTTTATCCCAAGTTCGAAAAGTACCTTGGCGAGGAAGGGAAAGAAATGGCGGAGAAAGACAGACACGAACACCAATTAGTTAAGGAAATGCtatataaatttcaatCAATGAAGGCTAACCAGAGTAATTTTATTCCCGCTTTGGATGAGCTAATGGAATCTCTTCAGAAACATATTGACGAGGAGGAGCAACATGATATTCCctttttggaaaagcaTCTTAGCGAAGAAGAGTCATTACATATGGcatcttcttttgaaagaacAAAGAAGTTTGTTCCTACGCATAGCCATCCTTCTGCTCCAAATAAACCTCCCTTCGAAACCGTCGCAGGACTTTTTGCTGCACCCATTGATAAACTTCGTGACATGATGGAGAAATGGCCTTAA
- the sul2 gene encoding sulfate transporter produces the protein MRAWGWVRNKFSSEDDYNDGASNKDYPDRFNEFDNSQNDHNDYTQNNAQFQNAQTTTFGRTISRVKAYYEIPEDDELDELASIPQWFKKNVTSNIFKNFLHYLKSLFPIIEWLPNYNPYWLINDLIAGITVGCVVVPQGMSYAKVATLPSEYGLYSSFVGVAIYCFFATSKDVSIGPVAVMSLITAKVIANVMAKDETYTAPQIATCLALLAGAITCGIGLLRLGFIIEFIPVPAVAGFTTGSALNILSGQVPALMGYKNKVTAKATYMVIIQSLKHLPDTTVDAAFGLVSLFILFFTKYMCQYLGKRYPRWQQAFFLTNTLRSAVVVIVGTAISYAICKHHRSDPPISIIKTVPRGFQHVGVPLITKKLCRDLASELPVSVIVLLLEHISIAKSFGRVNDYRIVPDQELIAMGVTNLIGIFFNAYPATGSFSRSAIKAKAGVKTPIAGIFTAAVVILSLYCLTDAFYYIPNAILSAVIIHAVTDLILPMKQTILFWRLQPLEACIFFISVIVSVFSSIENGIYVSVCLAAALLLLRIAKPHGSFLGKIQAANKYGSDNIANVRDIYVPLEMKEENPNLEIQSPPPGVFIFRLQESFTYPNASRVSTMISRRIKDLTRRGIDNIYVKDIDRPWNVPRQRKKKENSEIEDLRPLLQAIIFDFSAVNNLDTTAVQSLIDIRKELEIYANETVEFHFTNIRSGWIKRTLVAAGFGKPKGHAVDASVCVEVAAPLRDANLSAESSRNLSRIITPIYDDEEGNVSGHIYELDGKNNSDLSMHCQKGSNQVEIEFVEFNSRKYPFFHVDVASAVVDLQHRLLSPQKSDSFGSLKEGGTTTIKKIEN, from the coding sequence ATGCGCGCTTGGGGTTGGGTTCGTAATAAATTCTCTTCAGAAGATGATTATAACGATGGTGCGTCAAACAAGGACTATCCTGATCgctttaatgaatttgacAATTCTCAGAATGATCATAACGATTATACCCAAAATAACGCACAATTTCAGAATGCGCAAACTACTACTTTCGGTAGGACTATTTCTCGTGTAAAAGCTTATTACGAAATTCCTGAAGATGATGAGTTAGACGAACTTGCCAGTATACCTCAAtggttcaaaaaaaatgtcacaagcaatattttcaaaaatttcttacATTATCTCAAATCATTATTTCCTATCATTGAATGGCTTCCAAACTACAATCCTTACTGGTTAATAAATGATCTTATTGCTGGCATTACCGTTGGATGCGTTGTTGTTCCCCAAGGAATGTCTTACGCCAAAGTCGCAACCCTTCCATCTGAATACGGGTTATATTCTTCATTTGTTGGTGTTGCTATATATTGCTTTTTCGCAACCTCAAAAGACGTTTCCATTGGACCTGTCGCTGTTATGAGTTTAATTACCGCTAAAGTAATAGCTAACGTTATGGCTAAAGACGAAACATATACAGCACCACAAATAGCCACATGTCTTGCTTTGCTAGCCGGAGCTATTACTTGTGGAATAGGTTTATTGAGGCTAGGGTTTATTATTGAATTCATTCCAGTTCCAGCTGTCGCGGGATTTACTACAGGTTCAGCATTAAACATCTTGTCCGGTCAGGTTCCAGCTTTAATGggatataaaaataaagtcaCTGCTAAAGCTACTTATATGGTTATTATCCAATCGTTAAAACATTTACCAGATACTACGGTAGACGCTGCTTTTGGATTAGTcagtttgtttattttgttttttacaaaatatatGTGCCAATATTTGGGGAAGAGATATCCTAGATGGCAGCAAGCTTTTTTCTTAACTAACACTTTACGAAGCGCGGTGGTTGTTATCGTTGGTACAGCCATTTCTTACGCGATATGCAAACATCATCGCTCAGATCCTCCTATTTCTATCATCAAAACAGTTCCTAGAGGATTTCAGCATGTTGGTGTTCCGCTtattactaaaaaattatgtCGTGATTTGGCGAGTGAGCTTCCAGTCTCAGTAATTGTATTACTGCTTGAGCATATTTCTATTGCCAAATCATTTGGTCGAGTCAATGACTACCGAATTGTTCCAGACCAGGAATTGATTGCAATGGGCGTAACTAATCTAATAGgtatatttttcaatgcCTATCCAGCTACAGGATCCTTTTCTCGTTCGGCCATTAAAGCCAAAGCAGGAGTAAAAACACCTATTGCTGGTATCTTTACTGCTGCTGTTGtcattctttctttatattGTTTAACTGATGCTTTCTATTACATTCCAAATGCAATCCTTTCCGCAGTCATTATCCATGCAGTTACAGATCTTATTCTCCCAATGAAGCAaactattttgttttggagACTTCAGCCACTGGAAGCATgtatcttcttcatttctGTTATTGTTTCGGTATTTTCTAGTATCGAAAATGGAATTTACGTTTCTGTTTGTTTGGCTGCAGCCTTGTTACTGTTACGTATTGCAAAGCCTCATGGATCATTTTTAGGAAAAATACAGGCAGCAAATAAATACGGTTCCGATAATATTGCTAATGTTCGAGATATATATGTTCCTTTAGAGATGAAAGAGGAAAATCCAAACTTAGAAATTCAAAGCCCTCCTCCTGGTGTATTCATATTCAGATTGCAGGAAAGTTTTACTTATCCAAATGCAAGCCGTGTTTCAACTATGATTTCCAGAAGGATCAAAGACCTCACTCGTCGTGGCATAGATAACATCTATGTGAAAGACATTGATCGTCCTTGGAATGTTCCTCGTCAAcgtaaaaagaaagaaaactCAGAAATAGAAGATTTAAGGCCTCTTCTTCAAGCCATTATCTTTGACTTTTCAGCCGTTAATAATCTTGATACCACTGCTGTACAATCCTTGATTGACATTCGTAAAGAGCTTGAAATATACGCAAATGAGACGGTCGAATTTCATTTTACCAACATACGAAGTGGATGGATTAAACGTACACTTGTAGCTGCGGGATTCGGAAAACCAAAGGGTCATGCAGTTGATGCCAGTGTTTGTGTTGAAGTTGCTGCCCCTTTAAGAGATGCTAATCTTTCAGCAGAAAGCTCTCGAAACCTTTCTCGAATTATTACACCTATTTATGATGATGAGGAGGGAAATGTTTCTGGACATATATACGAACTTGATGGTAAAAATAATTCGGATCTTAGTATGCATTGCCAAAAAGGATCAAATCAGGTTGAAATCGAGTTTGTAGAGTTTAATTCTAGAAAATATCCGTTTTTCCACGTTGACGTTGCTAGCGCTGTTGTTGACCTCCAACACAGACTGTTAAGCCCTCAAAAATCTGATAGTTTTGGTTCACTAAAAGAGGGAGGTACAACTACaattaagaaaattgaaaattaa
- a CDS encoding formamidase-like protein, with amino-acid sequence MAPRTIVKVDLNKPAWEQPNLHNRWHPDIPFAESIDEGETVKIECLDWTGGQIKNDDSAEDIKNVDLTRIHYLSGPFEIKGAEPGDVLVVEIQDVQPLENQPWGYSGIFAKENGGGFLDEHYPKAAKAVFDFEGIFCSSRHIPGVRFPGLIHPGIIGTAPSKEILAEWNRREGALVAENPHSTHVMAQLPNASYAFAGILADEKLSATVASEGARTIPGRPENGGNCDIKNLSRGSKVFLPVHVPGAKLSIGDLHFSQGDGEISFCGAIEMAGSITIKCKILKNGISDLAMKSPMYLPGPVEPHFSPSRYLTFEGFSVDESGKQHYLCTTTAYRQTCLRVIEYFRRFGYNDYQLYLLLSCAPIQGHVAGIVDIPNSCTTIGVPMDIFEFDVSPNGKAKIIDLGSCAFANS; translated from the coding sequence ATGGCACCTAGAACAATTGTCAAAGttgatttaaataaacCTGCATGGGAGCAACCAAACTTACATAACAGGTGGCATCCGGATATTCCATTCGCAGAAAGCATAGACGAAGGAGAAACGGTAAAAATCGAATGCTTAGATTGGACTGGTGGACAGATTAAGAATGACGATAGTGCAGAAGACATTAAAAATGTAGATTTAACCAGAATCCACTATCTCTCTGGACCATTTGAGATTAAGGGCGCTGAACCAGGTGATGTTTTAGTTGTTGAGATCCAAGACGTACAGCCTTTAGAAAATCAACCGTGGGGTTATTCAGGAATTTTTGCGAAAGAGAATGGAGGAGGATTTTTAGACGAACATTACCCGAAGGCAGCCAAAGCagtttttgattttgaaggaattttttgctCCTCAAGGCATATCCCAGGAGTTCGATTTCCTGGATTAATTCATCCTGGTATAATTGGAACCGCACCAAGCAAAGAAATATTGGCTGAATGGAATCGCCGTGAAGGCGCTTTAGTAGCTGAGAATCCTCATAGCACTCATGTAATGGCACAGCTTCCAAATGCATCATATGCATTTGCTGGTATTCTAGCTGATGAGAAACTTAGTGCAACGGTAGCATCCGAAGGAGCAAGGACAATACCGGGGAGACCCGAAAATGGAGGAAATTGcgatattaaaaatttatcaagaGGGTCGAAAGTTTTTCTTCCGGTCCACGTTCCTGGTGCTAAGTTGTCCATTGGCgatcttcatttttctcaAGGTGATGGcgaaatttctttttgtggAGCTATAGAAATGGCAGGTTCCATTACTATCAAgtgtaaaattttaaaaaacggTATATCTGACTTAGCTATGAAGTCCCCTATGTATTTGCCAGGACCCGTTGAACCACACTTTAGCCCCAGTAGATATTTGACTTTTGAGGGTTTCTCCGTTGATGAATCAGGAAAACAGCATTATCTTTGTACTACGACAGCCTATCGTCAAACCTGTTTACGTGttattgaatattttagaAGGTTTGGATATAATGACTATCAGTTGTATCTTTTACTCAGTTGTGCACCTATTCAAGGTCATGTTGCCGGGATTGTTGATATACCAAATTCCTGTACTACTATTGGTGTTCCAATGGATATATTTGAGTTTGATGTGAGTCCCAACGGGAAAGCTAAAATAATTGACCTAGGATCCTGTGCTTTTGCTAATAGTTAA
- a CDS encoding urea transporter, translating into MTETVLNQGYGYGIVIGLGFAFAIVMILVTYVLKRYVGEVQDSEHFTTASRSVKTGLISSAVVSSWTWPGTLLTSAGMAYEYGVCGSMWYSFAFTVQITFFTVIALQVKRVAPGAHTIVEIVKARFGQASHAVFLFYALGTNIIVSAMLLLGGSQAISAITGMHVVAAGFLLPLGVWLYTVSGGLKSTFLSDWTHTVIVYIVILITLFVAYTSSVHIGSIDKMYDLLTEVSKTNPSTGYKGSYLTVTNRDAVFVGWNIVIGGFATVFCDPSYGQKAIAAKPISAMKGYFAGGLAWLIVPWAMGSAAALSCLALTNNPVSVTYPDPVSSKQVSEGMPLLYGMTALMGKNGAAAGVLILFMASTSATSAELVAFSSVMTYDVYRNYFRPNASGKELVRVTHVFVTIFAVCMGALAVLFNYIGITISWIITFIGIALGPAVFGITLTLFWKKMNKYGMIIGCPMGSITGVVCWVGSCYKFSNGVVNKTTLNTPYANAVGNFTGLFSGLIYIVLISYFFPNKSDDLNNLNEKFVLGDDATAEEIVDAETEKKQLDRSLRIGIFVSWIIFFILVIIVPLPMYGSKYIFSKLFFRGWIIVIIIWTLIAALYITFYPLYESRDTIVYLCKLAIGKAKAPEPMNYVDAVEVEIESLSDDDKEKKANDFL; encoded by the coding sequence ATGACAGAAACAGTTCTTAACCAGGGATATGGATATGGAATCGTTATAGGTTTGGGATTTGCATTTGCAATTGTTATGATACTAGTAACGTACGTACTTAAACGTTACGTCGGAGAAGTTCAGGATTCTGAACACTTCACAACTGCTTCCAGATCAGTAAAAACAGGTTTAATATCCTCAGCAGTTGTATCTTCATGGACTTGGCCAGGTACGCTGTTGACTTCAGCAGGAATGGCTTATGAGTATGGCGTATGTGGAAGTATGTGGTATTCATTTGCATTTACAGTTcaaattacattttttacgGTGATTGCTTTACAAGTAAAAAGAGTAGCACCAGGAGCACACACAATTGttgaaattgttaaagCAAGATTTGGCCAAGCAAGTCATGCagtctttttattttacgcGCTTGGTACAAATATCATCGTTTCTGCCATGCTTCTCCTCGGTGGTTCTCAGGCTATATCGGCAATCACTGGAATGCATGTTGTTGCAGCAGGATTTTTACTTCCTTTAGGAGTATGGTTGTATACTGTGTCTGGTGGGCTCAAATCTACTTTCCTTAGTGATTGGACTCATACtgttattgtttacatcgTTATTTTGATTACCTTATTCGTGGCGTATACCTCCTCGGTGCACATTGGGTCAATTGATAAGATGTATGATTTGTTAACCGAGGTTTCTAAAACAAACCCATCTACTGGATATAAAGGAAGTTACCTTACTGTAACAAACCGTGATGCTGTTTTTGTTGGGTGGAATATAGTAATCGGAGGATTTGCAACAGTATTTTGTGATCCTAGCTACGGACAAAAGGCGATTGCTGCAAAGCCTATATCTGCAATGAAAGGCTATTTTGCTGGCGGTTTGGCCTGGTTAATTGTTCCATGGGCCATGGGTTCTGCTGCGGCACTTTCGTGTTTGGCTTTGACTAATAATCCAGTTAGTGTTACATATCCGGACCCCGTCTCTAGTAAACAAGTTAGTGAAGGTATGCCTTTACTATATGGAATGACTGCATTAATGGGAAAGAACGGTGCTGCCGCTGgagttttaattttatttatggCATCAACATCAGCAACTTCCGCTGAACTTGTTGCCTTTTCATCGGTTATGACATACGACGTTTACCGCAATTATTTTAGACCGAATGCAAGTGGTAAAGAGTTAGTTCGTGTTACACATGTTTTTGTTACTATATTTGCTGTATGTATGGGTGCCCTTGCTGttcttttcaattataTCGGTATAACAATTTCATGGATTATTACATTCATTGGTATTGCCCTCGGACCAGCTGTGTTCGGAATTACATTGACTTTATTctggaaaaaaatgaataaatatgGAATGATTATTGGATGTCCCATGGGATCTATCACAGGTGTTGTTTGCTGGGTAGGATCGTGTTACAAGTTTTCTAATGGTGTTGTAAATAAGACAACCTTAAATACTCCTTATGCAAATGCGGTAGGTAATTTCACCGGTCTTTTCTCTGGATTGATTTATATTGTTCTCATATCCTACTTTTTCCCTAACAAATCAGATGATCTAAATAATCTGAATGAAAAGTTTGTGTTAGGTGATGACGCTACTGCTGAAGAAATTGTTGATGCAGAAACTGAGAAAAAGCAACTTGATAGGTCCTTGAGGATTGGAATCTTTGTCAGTTggataatattttttattttggtGATTATAGTTCCACTTCCAATGTATGGATCAAAGTATATTTTCTctaagcttttttttagagGATGGattattgttattataATTTGGACCTTAATAGCCGCTTTGtatattactttttatcCTTTATATGAAAGCAGAGATACTATTGTATATCTTTGTAAACTAGCGATAGGAAAAGCAAAGGCCCCCGAACCCATGAATTATGTGGATGCAGTAGAAGTTGAAATTGAAAGCCTCTCTGATGATGATAAAGAGAAGAAAGCaaatgattttctttaa
- the yhb1 gene encoding nitric oxide dioxygenase: MSSVEVNRENADVANTNRQANLAEGYEIKELNESQKQYIRSSIPILESSGVNLTKAFYQKMLGNYPEVLPYFNKAHQISLSQPRILAFALLNYAKNIDDLTSLSAFMDQIVVKHVGLQIKAEHYPIVGHCLLSTMQELLPSDVATPAFLEAWTTAYGNLAKILIDSEKKVYQSQPWNGFVEFKVTELINESSDVKSVYLGPKDPAFRISHAHPGQYVSVLWEIPGLSHKTLREYSLSNRVDTCRNQFRISVRRVAGGVVSNFVHDNLKVGDIVGVSPPAGNFVYKRSEENVNRPLLCFAGGIGITPLIPIIETALLDGRKVNFCYSSRNYVSRPFKQWLEQLKLKYKENLKLKEFFSEESSVTKEQIVDEVMTRIINEEDLEKLDLSECDIYMLGPNNYMRFVKQELVKLGVEPNKVQSEFFGPYIP, encoded by the coding sequence ATGTCCAGTGTTGAGGTTAATCGTGAAAACGCTGATGTTGCTAATACAAATCGACAGGCAAATCTAGCAGAAGGctatgaaataaaagaacTTAATGAATCGCAAAAGCAGTATATACGTTCTTCAATCCCAATCCTTGAATCATCTGGGGTAAACTTGACAAAAGCATTCTACCAAAAAATGCTAGGTAACTACCCGGAAGTGCTCCCGTACTTTAATAAAGCGCatcaaatttctttatctCAACCAAGGATTTTAGCGTTTGCTTTGTTGAATTATGCTAAAAACATTGATGATCTCACTTCGCTCTCGGCTTTTATGGATCAAATTGTGGTCAAACATGTTGGTTTACAGATCAAAGCAGAACATTATCCCATAGTGGGACATTGTCTGTTGAGCACCATGCAAGAACTACTACCTAGTGATGTTGCTACCCCGGCATTTTTAGAGGCATGGACTACTGCATATGGTAACTTggcaaaaattttgattgactctgaaaaaaaagtttatcaGAGTCAGCCATGGAACGGGTTCGTGGAATTCAAAGTTACAGAACTTATTAATGAATCTTCCGACGTAAAATCAGTTTACTTGGGTCCGAAAGATCCAGCTTTCAGAATTTCTCATGCCCACCCAGGGCAATATGTCAGTGTGCTCTGGGAAATACCTGGTTTATCACATAAAACATTAAGAGAGTATTCATTGTCTAATCGTGTTGATACTTGTAGAAATCAGTTTCGCATTTCTGTACGCCGAGTCGCTGGGGGAGTAGTTTCCAACTTTGTACACGATAACTTGAAAGTTGGTGATATCGTTGGTGTCAGTCCTCCGGCCGgtaattttgtttacaaacGTTCAGAGGAAAATGTAAATCGCCCGCTTCTTTGCTTTGCTGGTGGTATTGGTATAACACCGCTTATTCCAATCATTGAGACAGCTTTATTAGATGGAAGAAAGGTAAACTTTTGTTATTCTAGCAGAAATTATGTTAGCCGTCCTTTCAAACAGTGGCTTGAGCAACTCAAACTTAAATATAAAGAGAActtgaaattgaaagagtTCTTTTCGGAGGAGTCCTCAGTTACTAAAGAGCAGATTGTGGATGAGGTAATGACTCGTATtataaatgaagaagacCTAGAAAAGCTAGACTTAAGTGAATGCGACATATACATGCTTGGACCAAATAACTATATGCGTTTTGTTAAGCAAGAACTAGTCAAACTAGGAGTTGAACCAAATAAAGTACAGAGTGAATTTTTTGGACCGTATATTCCTTAA